In Gemmatimonadaceae bacterium, the genomic stretch CGGTATCTGGTGGGCGTTGGTGCCACCGACCCCGTCACGTTCCTGCCGGCGCCGCTGGTGCTGCTCGCGATGGCGCTGGTGGCGTGCTGTCTGTCCGCGCGGCAAGCGGCGGGGATGGATCCGGTGCGGGCGTTGAGGGATGAGCGGAGGTAGGGGGAGCAACCCGGGCCAGACATCGAGGTCGCTTTGCCTGGCGTATGCACGCGCGAGACCTCCGTCAGCTGCCCAACCGAAGGCCGAACCAGCCAGCGAGACTCGGCGCGCCTCCGCCACCGCTGAGTACATCATACCGAAGGAGAAACCGAGGCCCGAATCCGCGAACGGCACCCGCACTCGCCGCCAGGCCAAACGTGCCGCGGCGCCCGTCGAACGAGTTGTAGCCAGCCACCGCTCCAACAGACAGCGCGGCGCGTGCATGGTATGCTCGCACGATGTGGGCGAGTACTGCCGCCTCCGCCGAAAAGCCGTCGGGCGCGCAACCGCCAGCGCACGCAAACGGCTGCACGCCGCGTGCAATTGAAAGGAGCGCGGTGCCTCGCGAAGACGAGAGTTCCAGGGCAGCGCCAAGCAGCAGCTGCCCGGCATTTGTCGCCCCGGACTCAACGTCACGTGGTCGCGGAAAACGCCCTGCACCCACAAAGGGCACGAAAGCGCCTGATGGTGATCGTGTGGACTGCGCCTGGACCGGTGCTGCGACCAACGTGATGAGAAGAACGCGGAGCAGAACGCTGGAAACCTCGGCGCGGATGGCAACGAGACGCCGGCGGCGTCGACCACGCGGGTCTCGAAGAGAGCGCCCAGCGCGCACCTCGTCGTCCAGGGGCCGTTCGGCCAATCCCTTCCGGCGCGAGGCTGCCCCGAAATTCAGAGCAAGTCCAACGCATTCGGCTGACCTGACCGCGCGCAGTCCAAGCGGGCCCTGGGCCTGAACTGCCGCCGGCTTCAAGGTGGCAGCATCACACGGCAGCTCCGTCAGCACGTGAGGTACGCTCATCACCATTCGTAGCTGTTCCGCCTCCGCTGTGGGCCACGCGAACAGAGCCGACCAGCTTGACCCGCCCGTGAGTTCCGGCCACGGCCCGGGCGGGTCGGCCAGCCCTGCCCGCCCGTCTCCTCGCGCCCAACGCCAGCCATCACCACCGGTCGATCCGGCAAACCGCCCACTTTGTTTCAACCTTCTCCCTCCGGCAGATTCTGACTCTGGCCAACAGGGCCAACCACCACCCTGACGACACCACGCGAGCCAACCCGACGTGCGACTGTTCAAGGACTTCACCTTCGAAGCCGCCCACCGGCTCCCCAACGTCCCGGCTGACCATAAGTGTGCCAGGCTGCACGGCCACTCCTTCCACGTGCGCGTGACGGTCGAGGGCGACGTTGGCGACGCCTCGGGCTGGGTAATGGACTTCGCTGACCTCAAGGCCGTCTGCGCACCAGTGATCGATGCGCTCGACCATCGCTACCTGAACGATATCCCCGGACTCAGGAATCCAACGAGCGAGGTCATCTCCCTCTGGATCTGGGAGCGCCTCGCCGGTGCGCTACCGGCGCTTGCCGAGGTGGAGGTGCGCGAAACCTGCACCACGGGATGCGCCTATCGTGGTCCAGAGACCCTCAGAGATCCCACCTGACGGCGCCGCACACGACGTCGGGGCGCGCCCCGACCGACCTGGCTGACGTGAATGAACTCGGTCGAGCAGCAGACACAGAGGCCAGCCGCGACGGGGAATCACCTGACCGGACGGACAGCGCAAAGCCTGCGGCTGTGATCTGGGTGTACTCCCCTCCCGGGCAACCGACGCTAGGTTGACCACTCGAGTCCGCCCTGTACCCGAAAGGATGACCGCCTCGTTCGCCCGACGTACCACCACGTTGATCCTCCTCGCCTGCGCCATTGCGACGCCGGCCGAGGCTCAACGCACGCGCCGGGCGACCCACAAGAAGCCGTTCGAGGCCCTCTCCGAGTCCGCCCAGCGCCTCAAGGACTCGCTGTCGCTCCGGCTCGTTGCCGGGGCCGTCCCCCGGTACGACTCGGTCACCGCGCAGGGGGCCTTTGCGGCGGTGCCGACGAGGACCGCCTCCCAGCAGCACGAGGCGCTGATCTCCATGGCCCGATCGCAGATCGGGACGCGCTACATCCTCGGCGCCGAAAAACCCGGCCAGGCGTTCGACTGCAGCGGCCTGGTGCGCTTCGTGATGTCGGTGCTCCGGATCGACCTGCCGCGCACAGCGAACGAACAGGCCACGCAGGGGATCATGGTCGAGCGGGATCCCGCAGTGCTCAAGCCCGGCGACTTGCTGACCTTCGGTCGGGGGAGCCGCGTCTCGCACATCGGGGTGTACGTCGGTGGCGGCCGATTCGTCCACGCCAGTACGTCCAGAAGAAAGGTCGTCGAGGCCTCGATCGACCAGCCGAACACCTGGTTCCGGCGGAACTGGGTCGGCGTGCGCCGGTTGATCGCGGCGGTCGAGCCTCCGGTTGACACCGCGACGCTTCGCTGAGCGTAGACAATCCCGAAACCCAGGCGCGGCTCTCGACGGGGCCGCGCTGTTCGTTTCCGGACACTCGTTCCCACCTTCGAACACGACGCGGGCACTGCGCCGATCTCACAACCTGCTGCCCCGCAATCGTTTGC encodes the following:
- a CDS encoding C40 family peptidase encodes the protein MTASFARRTTTLILLACAIATPAEAQRTRRATHKKPFEALSESAQRLKDSLSLRLVAGAVPRYDSVTAQGAFAAVPTRTASQQHEALISMARSQIGTRYILGAEKPGQAFDCSGLVRFVMSVLRIDLPRTANEQATQGIMVERDPAVLKPGDLLTFGRGSRVSHIGVYVGGGRFVHASTSRRKVVEASIDQPNTWFRRNWVGVRRLIAAVEPPVDTATLR
- the queD gene encoding 6-carboxytetrahydropterin synthase QueD, coding for MRLFKDFTFEAAHRLPNVPADHKCARLHGHSFHVRVTVEGDVGDASGWVMDFADLKAVCAPVIDALDHRYLNDIPGLRNPTSEVISLWIWERLAGALPALAEVEVRETCTTGCAYRGPETLRDPT